A region of Kribbella sp. NBC_01245 DNA encodes the following proteins:
- a CDS encoding ABC transporter substrate-binding protein, with protein MRIVSLSPSATEICFALGAGSDVVGVTFECDYPPEARTRPIVSSTALPEGLDPAGIDAAVRDLIAAGTDLYHLDRDALARLDPDVVITQDLCAVCALDSGDVTEALAYLGCTAEVVTTDPRDLAGVWASVELIGKALGRTSQASYLLEGLRERVSSVKSSRYGVPPVRVMLLEWTDPPYAPGHWIPEMVSVAGGINVLGSIGARSFPTTWAEVAAAAPDRSTRFMPAGFVNAGRGR; from the coding sequence GTGCGGATCGTGTCTCTTTCACCCTCGGCCACGGAGATCTGCTTCGCCCTGGGCGCCGGGTCCGACGTGGTCGGAGTGACCTTCGAGTGCGACTACCCGCCAGAGGCCAGAACACGCCCGATCGTGTCGTCCACAGCGCTGCCGGAAGGCCTGGATCCGGCTGGGATCGATGCCGCCGTACGGGACTTGATCGCCGCTGGGACCGACCTTTACCACCTGGATCGCGACGCTCTCGCCCGCCTGGACCCGGACGTCGTGATCACGCAGGACCTCTGCGCCGTGTGCGCGCTCGACTCGGGCGATGTCACGGAGGCCCTTGCCTACCTGGGATGTACGGCGGAGGTCGTGACGACCGATCCGCGGGACCTCGCGGGCGTATGGGCATCGGTCGAGCTCATCGGCAAGGCGCTCGGCCGAACGTCCCAGGCGTCGTACCTGCTCGAAGGTCTGCGCGAGCGGGTCTCGTCCGTGAAGAGCAGCCGGTACGGCGTACCGCCCGTGCGCGTGATGCTTTTGGAGTGGACCGATCCGCCGTACGCCCCGGGCCACTGGATCCCCGAAATGGTCTCCGTCGCCGGCGGAATCAACGTCCTCGGCTCCATCGGCGCGCGGTCATTTCCGACCACCTGGGCCGAGGTGGCTGCCGCTGCACCGGACAGGTCGACCCGCTTTATGCCCGCCGGGTTCGTTAATGCTGGCCGAGGTAGGTGA
- a CDS encoding response regulator transcription factor, producing MRIVIGEDSALFREGLARLLADADHEIVGRAGDAETLVSVVAETRPDLAVIDIRMPPDHTDDGARAARRIRAAHPAMGIILLSQHVETRHSVELVSSGGFGYLLKDRVLDVDEFLDALTRVAAGGSVLDPEVVGRLIGRPHRDDRLATLTPREREVLALMAEGCTNAGIGRRLWLNERTVETHVGSIMAKLGLVNNAEGHRRVLAVLTYLGQH from the coding sequence GTGCGGATCGTGATCGGGGAGGACTCCGCCCTGTTCCGGGAGGGCCTGGCCCGGCTGCTGGCCGATGCCGATCACGAGATCGTCGGCCGGGCCGGGGATGCGGAGACCCTGGTCAGCGTCGTTGCCGAGACGCGGCCCGATCTGGCGGTGATCGACATCCGGATGCCGCCCGACCACACCGACGACGGCGCGCGCGCCGCCCGCCGGATCCGGGCGGCGCATCCGGCGATGGGGATCATCCTTTTGTCCCAGCACGTCGAGACCCGTCACTCGGTGGAGCTGGTCAGTAGCGGCGGGTTCGGCTACTTGCTCAAGGACCGCGTGCTGGACGTGGACGAGTTCCTCGACGCCCTCACCCGGGTGGCGGCTGGTGGTTCGGTCCTGGATCCGGAGGTCGTCGGCCGGCTGATCGGCAGACCGCATCGCGACGATCGGCTGGCCACGTTGACCCCGCGCGAACGCGAGGTCCTCGCGCTGATGGCAGAAGGCTGTACGAACGCCGGCATCGGCCGCCGCCTCTGGCTGAACGAGCGGACCGTCGAGACCCACGTCGGCAGCATCATGGCCAAACTGGGCCTGGTGAACAACGCCGAAGGCCATCGCCGCGTTCTGGCCGTCCTCACCTACCTCGGCCAGCATTAA
- a CDS encoding MmcQ/YjbR family DNA-binding protein yields the protein MATQENVRRIVAELPETVEAADRFAFSVRVGAKEKGLAWVWLERLEPKQARVPQPEVLAVRVANGDEKAALLQADPDKFFTEDHYNGYPAVLVRLKAIGVAELRELLVDAWRVQAPRKLVKEYDAKT from the coding sequence ATGGCGACTCAGGAAAATGTACGGCGCATCGTGGCCGAGCTGCCGGAGACGGTGGAAGCGGCAGACCGGTTCGCCTTCAGCGTGCGCGTCGGCGCGAAGGAGAAGGGCCTCGCGTGGGTCTGGCTCGAGCGGCTCGAACCGAAGCAGGCCCGCGTCCCACAACCGGAGGTGCTGGCCGTCCGGGTGGCCAATGGTGACGAGAAGGCGGCCTTACTTCAGGCGGATCCGGACAAGTTCTTCACCGAGGACCATTACAACGGTTATCCCGCCGTCCTGGTTCGGCTGAAGGCGATCGGCGTCGCCGAACTGAGGGAACTGCTCGTCGACGCCTGGCGGGTGCAGGCCCCGCGCAAACTGGTGAAGGAGTATGACGCTAAGACTTAG
- a CDS encoding helix-turn-helix transcriptional regulator, whose product MANTSTRTLRLLSLLQARRYWPGPLLAERLGVSARTLRRDVDRLRELGYPVDANPGVDGGYALAPGAALPPLVVDDDEAMALAVAIQSHLATLADGDSGDAALRALTKIVQVLPRRLRARLDAVRSSTTPALWSTETVASVDHDVLTTLALGCRDSERVRFGYRAINGSRSSRQVEPLQLVALGRRWYLVAYDLDRRDWRTFRIDRIEGAEGAGTSFAPRTPPFEDVAAFVRGRVSGSASGGRHRVEVIVEASADTVSARFGRWAEVRASTPNRCTLVMETDSLDGPLFALGSIGAPFTVITPPELATMATDWSTRFAQAAASSH is encoded by the coding sequence ATGGCGAATACGAGTACTCGCACGCTGCGGCTGCTGTCTTTGCTGCAGGCTCGCCGCTATTGGCCAGGGCCCTTGCTGGCCGAGCGGCTCGGGGTCTCGGCGCGCACCTTGCGCCGTGATGTGGACCGATTGCGCGAGCTCGGTTATCCGGTGGATGCGAATCCCGGTGTCGACGGCGGCTATGCGCTCGCCCCTGGTGCCGCGTTGCCGCCGCTCGTTGTCGACGATGACGAGGCGATGGCGCTTGCCGTGGCCATCCAGTCCCACCTCGCCACTCTCGCCGACGGGGACAGCGGCGATGCGGCGTTGCGGGCGCTGACCAAGATCGTGCAGGTGCTGCCGCGACGGTTACGCGCCCGGCTCGATGCCGTTCGCTCGTCGACTACGCCGGCGTTGTGGAGCACCGAGACCGTGGCGTCGGTCGACCACGACGTACTCACCACGCTGGCCCTTGGCTGCCGTGATTCGGAAAGGGTCCGGTTCGGCTATCGGGCGATCAATGGCTCGCGGTCTTCCCGGCAGGTCGAGCCGCTCCAGCTTGTCGCGCTGGGCAGGCGCTGGTACCTGGTGGCGTACGACCTCGACCGGCGCGACTGGCGAACATTCCGGATCGACCGGATCGAGGGTGCGGAGGGAGCCGGTACGTCGTTCGCGCCACGTACGCCGCCTTTCGAGGACGTCGCCGCCTTCGTACGCGGGCGGGTATCGGGCAGCGCGTCGGGCGGTCGGCACCGCGTCGAGGTGATCGTCGAAGCGTCCGCCGATACCGTCAGCGCGCGCTTCGGCCGCTGGGCTGAGGTGCGGGCGAGTACGCCGAACCGCTGCACGTTGGTCATGGAAACGGACTCGCTCGACGGACCCCTCTTCGCCCTCGGTTCCATCGGCGCCCCGTTCACCGTAATCACCCCACCCGAACTCGCCACCATGGCCACCGACTGGTCCACCCGCTTCGCCCAAGCCGCTGCCAGTAGCCATTGA
- the glmU gene encoding bifunctional UDP-N-acetylglucosamine diphosphorylase/glucosamine-1-phosphate N-acetyltransferase GlmU produces the protein MTSHRPAAVIIMAAGQGTRMKSATPKVLHSLGGRSLVGHAVAAARELEPEHLVVVVGTGRELVEAHLAAIDPDVRTAVQEQQLGTGDAVRSGLTAVPDLDGAVVVTSGDVPLLQAQTLRELVAEHDASGNAVTVLTARVPDPTGYGRIIPGENGSVAGIVEHKDATPEQRQIDEINAGIYVFDAATLRDGLTRITTDNAQGELYLTDVLAIAKSDGKRVGAFVTDDAMQTEGVNDRVQLAALRAEMNRRTLDRLMRAGVTVVDPSTTWIDDTVELEADVTLLPNTQLHGATTAAAGATIGPDTTLTDVQVGANATIIRTHGSGAIIGASASVGPFAYLRPGTVLGESGKIGTFVETKNANIGVGAKVPHLTYAGDATIGDGANIGAGTIFANYDGVTKAHTTVGKHAFVGSDSVLVAPRVIGDGAYVAAGSTVTDDVKPGEIAVARGRQRNIAGWVARRRAGTKTAKAAAEAIEKESRP, from the coding sequence GTGACTTCCCACCGTCCTGCGGCGGTCATCATCATGGCCGCCGGTCAGGGGACCAGGATGAAATCCGCCACCCCCAAGGTCCTTCACAGCCTCGGCGGGCGCAGTCTCGTCGGGCACGCCGTGGCCGCCGCCCGGGAGCTGGAGCCGGAGCATCTGGTGGTTGTCGTCGGCACCGGCCGGGAGCTGGTCGAGGCGCATCTGGCCGCGATCGACCCCGATGTCCGGACCGCCGTCCAGGAGCAGCAGCTCGGCACCGGTGACGCTGTGCGATCGGGCCTCACCGCCGTACCGGACCTCGATGGGGCGGTTGTCGTCACTTCGGGTGACGTTCCGTTGCTGCAGGCCCAGACCTTGCGGGAGCTCGTCGCCGAGCACGACGCGAGCGGAAACGCTGTCACGGTGCTGACCGCGCGAGTGCCCGACCCGACCGGTTATGGGCGCATCATCCCGGGCGAGAACGGCAGCGTCGCGGGCATCGTCGAGCACAAGGACGCGACTCCCGAGCAGCGCCAGATCGACGAGATCAACGCCGGCATCTACGTCTTCGACGCGGCTACGTTGCGTGACGGTCTGACCCGGATCACCACCGACAACGCTCAGGGCGAGTTGTACCTGACCGACGTACTGGCGATTGCGAAAAGTGACGGCAAGCGGGTGGGCGCTTTCGTGACCGACGACGCCATGCAGACCGAGGGCGTGAACGACCGGGTCCAGCTGGCCGCGCTCCGCGCCGAGATGAACCGGCGCACGCTCGACCGGCTGATGCGCGCCGGCGTGACCGTGGTGGATCCGAGTACGACGTGGATCGACGACACGGTCGAGCTCGAGGCCGACGTCACCCTGCTGCCGAACACCCAGCTGCACGGCGCGACCACGGCCGCGGCCGGTGCCACGATCGGGCCCGACACCACGCTGACCGACGTACAGGTCGGAGCGAACGCAACGATCATCCGCACGCACGGCTCGGGCGCCATCATCGGCGCGAGCGCGAGCGTCGGCCCGTTCGCCTATCTCCGGCCCGGCACGGTGCTCGGCGAGAGCGGCAAGATCGGCACGTTCGTCGAGACCAAGAACGCGAACATCGGTGTCGGCGCCAAGGTCCCGCACCTCACGTATGCGGGTGACGCCACGATCGGCGACGGCGCGAACATCGGCGCCGGCACGATCTTCGCCAACTACGACGGTGTCACCAAGGCGCACACGACCGTCGGCAAGCACGCGTTCGTCGGCAGCGACTCGGTTCTGGTCGCGCCGCGGGTGATCGGGGACGGCGCGTACGTCGCCGCCGGATCGACCGTGACCGATGACGTCAAACCGGGGGAGATCGCGGTAGCCCGCGGCCGGCAGCGCAATATCGCCGGCTGGGTCGCCCGCCGCCGGGCCGGTACGAAGACCGCCAAGGCAGCCGCCGAGGCCATTGAGAAGGAGTCGCGGCCATGA
- a CDS encoding 50S ribosomal protein L25/general stress protein Ctc — protein sequence MAEVKIQAESRSEFGKGAARRIRRDHKVPAVLYGHGTDPVHITLPGHDTMLALKTANALLLIEVEGSESLLALPKQVQRDPIRNTIEHVDLVIVKRGEKVQVEIAVHVEGEAVSGTLVVTEAQTILVEAEATHIPDGVSVSIEGLDAGAQIHASDLVLPKGTTLAIEPDTLIVNVTAGQTAEQLDADMATAEAEAGVVRDEPTAAPVE from the coding sequence GTGGCCGAGGTCAAGATCCAAGCCGAATCGCGTTCGGAGTTCGGCAAGGGTGCTGCCCGCCGAATCCGTCGGGACCACAAGGTGCCCGCCGTGCTCTACGGCCACGGCACTGACCCGGTCCACATCACCCTTCCCGGTCACGACACGATGCTGGCGCTGAAGACCGCCAACGCGCTGCTGCTGATCGAGGTCGAGGGCAGCGAGAGCCTGCTGGCGCTGCCGAAGCAGGTCCAGCGTGACCCGATCCGGAACACCATCGAGCACGTTGACCTCGTCATCGTGAAGCGTGGCGAGAAGGTCCAGGTCGAGATCGCCGTGCACGTCGAGGGCGAGGCCGTCAGCGGCACCCTGGTCGTCACCGAGGCGCAGACCATCCTGGTCGAGGCCGAGGCCACCCACATCCCCGACGGCGTCTCCGTGTCGATCGAGGGTCTGGACGCCGGTGCGCAGATCCACGCCTCCGACCTGGTCCTGCCGAAGGGCACCACGCTGGCGATCGAGCCGGACACGCTGATCGTCAACGTCACAGCCGGCCAGACCGCCGAGCAGCTGGACGCCGACATGGCGACCGCCGAGGCCGAGGCGGGCGTCGTCCGCGACGAGCCGACCGCCGCGCCGGTCGAGTAG
- a CDS encoding DUF1932 domain-containing protein: MGSRLAAELVAAGNEVFWVPEGRSPASSERAAAAGLTGTSFADAVGRAELVLCSCAPQGAVAIARQVGATGFTGLYVDANPLSPSSLAEAAEALAAATFVDAGVIGPPPIAGSRTDLLLAGPSVEVVADLFTGTAVSPRVVGTTVGAASAAKSAFALYNKGKRALAVLAFGLADHHGVTDALVAQSTRKQAGDLGDPSLPEDLRKVAWRWGPEFDEIAETLTAAGLDAAPIQALREVWTRLS; the protein is encoded by the coding sequence ATGGGTTCGCGCCTCGCGGCCGAACTCGTCGCCGCGGGCAACGAAGTGTTCTGGGTGCCCGAAGGCCGAAGCCCCGCGAGCAGCGAGCGGGCTGCCGCGGCGGGATTGACCGGTACGTCGTTCGCGGACGCCGTCGGACGGGCCGAGCTGGTCCTCTGCTCGTGTGCTCCGCAAGGCGCCGTCGCGATCGCCCGGCAGGTCGGCGCCACTGGATTCACCGGCCTGTACGTCGACGCGAACCCGTTGTCGCCGTCATCCCTAGCGGAAGCCGCAGAGGCCCTCGCGGCAGCGACATTCGTCGACGCGGGCGTCATCGGTCCGCCCCCGATCGCGGGCAGTCGTACGGACCTCCTACTCGCTGGACCATCGGTGGAGGTTGTCGCCGACTTGTTCACCGGTACGGCGGTCAGCCCGCGAGTCGTCGGTACGACGGTAGGCGCCGCGAGTGCCGCCAAGTCCGCGTTTGCCCTTTACAACAAGGGAAAACGCGCCCTCGCCGTATTGGCGTTCGGTCTGGCCGACCACCACGGCGTGACCGATGCCCTGGTGGCCCAGTCGACCCGCAAGCAGGCGGGCGACCTCGGTGATCCGAGCCTGCCCGAGGACCTGCGGAAGGTCGCGTGGCGCTGGGGCCCCGAGTTCGACGAGATCGCCGAAACCCTCACCGCCGCCGGTCTCGACGCTGCGCCGATCCAAGCCCTGCGCGAGGTCTGGACGCGCTTGAGCTAG
- a CDS encoding DUF2199 domain-containing protein, with the protein MPDHTCPTCGGTLDAHHRNVRFTLPDPVLDLPDQERSPDVWMSHDTPVESVMMQVKDVGCFIRVLLPIHLEDGDKLTYGVWLGVPDEKLHEAFAVWWGDPDVYRNLRLDGLLANTIQPWGLLGTPVIATVLDPDQTPYCTESPDHLMTRILHDTWPHDEAAAHLPDR; encoded by the coding sequence ATGCCTGACCACACCTGTCCCACCTGCGGCGGCACCCTGGACGCGCACCACCGGAACGTGCGCTTCACCCTTCCCGACCCGGTACTCGACCTCCCCGATCAGGAGCGGTCACCGGATGTCTGGATGAGTCACGACACCCCCGTCGAGTCGGTGATGATGCAGGTCAAGGACGTCGGCTGTTTCATCCGCGTCCTGCTGCCGATCCACCTGGAGGACGGCGACAAGCTCACGTACGGCGTTTGGCTGGGCGTGCCGGACGAGAAGCTGCATGAGGCCTTCGCAGTGTGGTGGGGCGACCCCGACGTCTACCGAAACCTCCGGCTGGACGGCCTCCTCGCGAACACGATCCAGCCTTGGGGCCTGCTCGGGACCCCCGTCATCGCCACTGTGCTAGACCCCGACCAAACGCCTTACTGCACCGAATCACCGGACCACCTGATGACCCGAATCCTCCACGACACCTGGCCACACGACGAGGCCGCCGCCCACCTCCCCGACCGGTAA
- a CDS encoding ribose-phosphate diphosphokinase gives MSGMKRTTEKNLMVFSGRAHPGLAEEVAEQLGAGLVPTSAYDFANGEIYVRFEESVRGSDAFVIQSHTSPINQWIMEQLIMIDALKRASAKRITVVLPFYGYARQDKKHRGREPISARLMADLFKTAGANRLICVDLHTSQIQGFFDGPVDHLMALPILTDYVREKYGDQQLAVVSPDAGRIKVAEQWSARLNNAPLAFIHKTRDIDRPNETVANRVVGEVKGRVCILVDDMIDTGGTITKAADALMADGAAGVVIAATHAILSGPAVDRLKNCQAKEVIVTNTLPIPDDREFDKLTTLSIAPLISRAIREVFEDGSVTSLFDGRA, from the coding sequence ATGAGCGGGATGAAGCGCACCACCGAGAAGAACCTGATGGTCTTCTCCGGACGGGCCCACCCGGGTCTGGCCGAGGAGGTCGCCGAGCAGCTCGGCGCCGGCCTCGTGCCCACCTCGGCGTACGACTTCGCCAACGGCGAGATCTACGTCCGGTTCGAGGAGTCCGTCCGCGGTAGCGACGCCTTCGTGATCCAGAGCCACACCTCGCCGATCAACCAGTGGATCATGGAACAGCTGATCATGATCGACGCGCTGAAGCGGGCCTCGGCCAAGCGCATCACCGTGGTGCTGCCGTTCTACGGTTACGCCCGGCAGGACAAGAAGCACCGCGGCCGCGAGCCGATCTCGGCCCGTTTGATGGCCGACCTGTTCAAGACCGCGGGCGCGAACCGGCTGATCTGCGTCGACCTGCACACCTCGCAGATCCAGGGCTTCTTCGACGGCCCGGTGGACCACTTGATGGCCCTGCCGATCCTGACCGACTACGTGCGAGAGAAGTACGGCGACCAGCAGCTGGCCGTGGTCTCGCCGGATGCCGGCCGGATCAAGGTCGCCGAGCAGTGGTCCGCCCGGCTGAACAACGCGCCGCTGGCCTTCATCCACAAGACCCGCGACATCGACCGGCCGAACGAGACCGTCGCGAACCGCGTCGTCGGTGAGGTCAAGGGCCGCGTCTGCATCCTGGTCGACGACATGATCGACACCGGCGGCACCATCACCAAAGCCGCGGACGCACTGATGGCCGACGGCGCCGCGGGCGTGGTCATCGCCGCCACCCATGCGATCCTCTCCGGCCCCGCGGTGGATCGGCTGAAGAACTGCCAGGCCAAAGAGGTCATCGTCACGAACACGCTGCCGATTCCCGACGACCGGGAGTTCGACAAGCTCACCACCTTGTCGATCGCGCCGCTGATCAGCCGGGCCATCCGCGAGGTCTTCGAAGACGGATCCGTCACCAGCCTCTTCGACGGCCGCGCCTAA
- a CDS encoding DinB family protein, with translation MTQRRAEIWAEAGSEARFEGRATGDERGVVIDFLAAQRKTLELKCAGLEVELAQRSVEPSTLSLIGLVRHLADVERRWFRRALAGEDAPALFSSEDQPDGDFDNAESDPASIAAAWQAWRDEVAFANQFVAESPHLDVEGSDSWRGTISLRWVLIHMIEEYARHNGHADLLRERIDGTIGV, from the coding sequence ATGACGCAGCGACGAGCCGAGATCTGGGCCGAGGCGGGGAGCGAAGCGCGGTTCGAGGGTAGGGCGACCGGAGACGAACGCGGGGTGGTGATCGACTTCCTCGCCGCTCAACGGAAGACGCTCGAGTTGAAGTGCGCCGGCCTCGAGGTCGAGCTGGCCCAGCGTTCGGTCGAGCCGTCGACACTGTCGCTGATCGGCCTGGTGCGACACCTCGCGGACGTCGAGCGCCGTTGGTTCCGGCGAGCGCTGGCCGGCGAGGACGCGCCCGCGCTCTTCTCCTCCGAAGACCAACCAGACGGCGATTTCGACAACGCCGAGTCCGACCCCGCGTCGATCGCAGCCGCCTGGCAGGCGTGGCGCGACGAAGTAGCCTTCGCCAACCAATTCGTTGCCGAGTCCCCGCATCTCGACGTCGAAGGCTCAGACTCCTGGCGCGGCACGATCTCCCTACGCTGGGTCCTCATCCACATGATCGAGGAATACGCCCGCCACAACGGCCACGCCGACCTGCTCCGCGAACGCATAGACGGCACCATCGGCGTCTAA
- a CDS encoding sensor histidine kinase, with protein MRWPRWLAFGTFLLVLTMLAGSAWVLESTPKNFAGLAIVGTAITVLGLVITHRVPGNPVGALVAWIGGIVVFLAARDVYYTAALQSDLPLDTRVVALLDESGWWLMIAVALLLLYFPDGRLPGSRWTPVPIALVILGCCQQAFGAVASAPFLSPLQDLPRPFAPAPAPVRVVGDVAFFLMLALFLVSAASLVARSRRSAGKTRAQLKWLALAGVAAVLYPLVCLAEIVVAGETGPVATIYGVIVLVALPASVAVAMLRHDLYDVDRVLADTVTYAVVMVVLLGAYALAALTLGLVLGQGSAAAAAAATAACALVLAPLRTRLQRLVDRRLYPPRRAALLAIEDLQRRIHTEQAQPEELEATLRRALRDPQLRVGLLVPGASGFVDSAGRPVEDTGMVPVLLGGLQIGVLASSGTAGPPVLRAVAANAASLVEVARLRAELARALREVEASRTRLVQAGDAERRRLERDLHDGAQQRLVSLGMAMRLAQRHLDKGTVDVDALLDQGVAELTTAIAELRQIAHGLRPTSLDDGLQAALAAITQSLPIPVRLHIAAGDLPNDVIVTAYYVAAEAVTNAAKYSRATSIAVQVEQSPEDVQIRIEDNGCGGAAARPGSGLSGLIDRVAAVGGSWSLHSPPGQGTTIEAVLPCGS; from the coding sequence ATGCGGTGGCCGCGATGGCTTGCGTTCGGCACCTTCCTGCTCGTCCTGACGATGCTGGCAGGCAGCGCCTGGGTCCTGGAAAGCACCCCGAAGAACTTCGCCGGCCTCGCCATCGTCGGTACGGCGATCACCGTGCTGGGTCTGGTGATCACCCACCGAGTGCCGGGCAATCCGGTCGGTGCACTGGTGGCCTGGATCGGCGGGATCGTGGTGTTCCTGGCCGCGCGGGACGTCTACTACACCGCCGCTCTCCAGTCGGACCTGCCGCTGGACACCCGCGTGGTGGCGTTGCTGGACGAGAGCGGCTGGTGGCTGATGATCGCCGTCGCGCTTCTGCTGCTCTACTTCCCGGACGGCCGCCTGCCCGGATCGCGATGGACACCGGTGCCGATCGCCCTGGTCATCCTGGGCTGTTGCCAGCAGGCCTTCGGTGCGGTGGCCTCGGCGCCGTTCCTCTCGCCGCTGCAGGACCTCCCGCGCCCGTTCGCCCCCGCACCGGCGCCGGTGCGAGTCGTCGGCGACGTCGCCTTCTTCCTCATGCTGGCGCTGTTCCTGGTCTCGGCGGCCTCGCTGGTGGCCCGATCCCGGCGATCCGCGGGCAAGACCAGGGCGCAGCTGAAGTGGCTCGCGCTGGCGGGCGTCGCCGCCGTGCTCTACCCGTTGGTCTGCCTGGCGGAGATCGTGGTCGCCGGCGAAACGGGGCCGGTGGCAACGATCTACGGAGTCATCGTCCTGGTCGCCCTGCCTGCTTCGGTGGCCGTGGCGATGCTTCGTCATGACCTGTACGACGTCGACCGGGTGCTGGCCGACACGGTCACGTATGCCGTGGTGATGGTGGTCCTGCTGGGCGCCTATGCGCTGGCGGCCCTCACCCTCGGACTGGTACTCGGCCAAGGTTCGGCCGCGGCCGCCGCGGCTGCGACCGCCGCCTGCGCGCTGGTCCTTGCACCCTTGCGAACAAGGCTCCAACGGCTCGTCGACCGGCGGCTCTACCCGCCTCGCCGAGCCGCCCTGCTGGCGATCGAAGACCTGCAGCGGCGAATTCACACCGAGCAGGCACAACCCGAAGAGCTGGAGGCGACACTCCGCCGGGCTCTGCGCGATCCGCAGTTGCGCGTCGGTCTGCTCGTTCCCGGCGCGTCCGGATTCGTCGATTCGGCCGGCCGGCCCGTCGAGGACACCGGCATGGTGCCCGTACTCCTCGGCGGCCTGCAGATCGGCGTACTTGCATCCTCAGGTACGGCGGGGCCGCCCGTGCTGAGGGCAGTCGCGGCCAATGCGGCCAGTCTGGTCGAGGTGGCACGGTTGCGTGCCGAGTTGGCTCGCGCGCTGCGCGAAGTGGAGGCCAGCCGGACGCGGCTGGTGCAGGCTGGGGATGCCGAGCGACGACGGCTCGAACGGGATCTCCATGACGGTGCCCAGCAACGCCTCGTCTCGCTGGGGATGGCGATGCGGCTCGCTCAACGGCACCTCGACAAGGGCACGGTCGACGTCGACGCGCTACTCGACCAAGGCGTCGCTGAGCTGACCACGGCCATCGCTGAACTCCGCCAGATCGCCCACGGCCTGCGTCCGACCAGTCTCGACGACGGTCTGCAGGCAGCCCTTGCCGCGATCACGCAGTCGCTACCGATCCCGGTTCGGCTGCACATCGCCGCGGGCGACCTGCCGAACGACGTCATCGTCACCGCCTACTACGTCGCGGCCGAGGCGGTCACGAATGCGGCCAAGTACTCGCGCGCCACCTCTATCGCCGTACAGGTCGAACAGTCGCCGGAAGACGTCCAGATCCGGATCGAGGACAACGGTTGCGGTGGCGCCGCCGCACGTCCCGGCTCCGGGCTGAGCGGTTTGATCGACCGGGTCGCGGCGGTCGGCGGTTCGTGGTCCCTGCACAGCCCGCCCGGTCAGGGCACGACGATCGAGGCGGTGCTTCCGTGCGGATCGTGA
- a CDS encoding VOC family protein: MTITTTTHLNFRGDARGALEFYQSVFGGELAIVSYQDAQNVQDPAEADQIMFGQLQGGNGIHVMAYDVPVRMPYEPGVNSVFVSVSGEDSDEITSYWKGLSEGATVVQELAPAGWSPLYGMLKDRFGVVWILNVTPEGR, from the coding sequence ATGACCATCACCACCACCACGCACCTGAACTTCCGCGGCGACGCTCGCGGGGCGCTCGAGTTCTACCAGTCCGTCTTCGGCGGCGAGCTCGCCATCGTCAGCTACCAGGACGCCCAGAACGTTCAGGACCCAGCCGAGGCGGACCAGATCATGTTCGGCCAGCTCCAAGGCGGCAACGGCATCCACGTGATGGCGTACGACGTACCGGTCCGCATGCCCTACGAGCCGGGCGTCAACTCGGTGTTCGTCTCGGTGAGCGGCGAAGACTCCGACGAGATCACCTCCTACTGGAAGGGCCTGTCCGAAGGCGCGACCGTCGTCCAGGAACTCGCGCCGGCCGGCTGGTCACCGCTGTACGGCATGCTCAAGGACCGGTTCGGCGTCGTCTGGATCCTCAACGTCACCCCCGAAGGGCGGTAG